The following are encoded together in the Serratia sp. UGAL515B_01 genome:
- a CDS encoding Zn-dependent oxidoreductase — MKSITIQQPEQLVIEDRALPQPQAGEVRIRIVSAGICGSDVHIYHGHNPFAKYPRVIGHEFFGHIDATGEGIAPSRIGERVVGDPVVSCGHCYPCKVGRPNVCSELSVIGVHRDGGFSEYITLPAKNAHRIPDSIPDDNATMVEPFTIAANICQQMAPSPLDVALVYGAGPMGLTTIQALRGVYGIKTIIAVDRIDERLAMATTNGADRAINNSHIDLASELNKFAIQPTLIIDAACHPSILPEAIALASPAARIGIMGFSAEPCVLSQQAITSKEITIYSSRLNSNRFPQVIEWMANHKVHPEKLITHRFDFSQVLDAMKIFENDQRQCCKVLLKF, encoded by the coding sequence ATGAAAAGTATTACCATTCAACAGCCAGAACAATTGGTTATCGAAGATCGTGCGCTGCCACAACCGCAAGCAGGAGAAGTGCGTATTCGCATTGTTAGCGCCGGGATCTGCGGCTCTGATGTGCATATCTATCATGGTCATAATCCGTTTGCCAAATATCCACGCGTTATCGGCCATGAGTTCTTCGGCCATATTGATGCCACTGGCGAAGGGATTGCACCTTCGCGTATCGGTGAGCGGGTTGTCGGTGACCCGGTGGTCAGTTGCGGCCACTGCTACCCCTGCAAGGTAGGCCGCCCGAATGTTTGCAGCGAACTGAGCGTTATCGGGGTACACCGTGATGGTGGCTTCAGCGAATATATAACTCTTCCGGCCAAAAATGCACACCGGATACCGGACAGTATCCCTGACGATAATGCGACTATGGTTGAGCCCTTCACTATTGCTGCCAACATTTGCCAGCAGATGGCACCCAGTCCGCTGGATGTTGCCTTGGTCTATGGCGCAGGGCCGATGGGGTTAACTACCATACAGGCCTTACGCGGCGTTTACGGCATAAAAACGATTATCGCTGTCGATCGCATTGACGAACGCCTTGCTATGGCAACAACCAACGGTGCCGATCGGGCGATCAACAACAGCCATATCGACTTGGCCAGCGAACTCAATAAGTTTGCTATTCAGCCAACGTTAATCATTGATGCCGCCTGCCACCCATCCATTCTGCCTGAAGCGATTGCCCTCGCCTCTCCCGCTGCGCGTATCGGCATTATGGGCTTCTCTGCCGAGCCTTGTGTCCTTAGCCAACAAGCGATCACCAGTAAAGAAATCACTATTTACAGTTCACGGCTCAACAGTAACCGTTTTCCACAAGTCATCGAGTGGATGGCTAACCACAAGGTCCACCCTGAGAAACTGATCACTCACCGGTTCGACTTTTCTCAGGTACTTGATGCAATGAAGATTTTCGAAAATGACCAAAGGCAGTGCTGCAAGGTTCTATTGAAGTTCTAG
- a CDS encoding GntR family transcriptional regulator: MSEPYNFTNSLPINQQIYHLLRKDIVDCTIPPGTLLSEKEISTRFCVSRQPVREAFIKLAEAGLVQILPQRGTFVMKISAKRVADGRFIRQALECAIVRRAATNITPEQLMVLEHNLHRQTLAAQNAQIKEFLALDDEFHRLLTQIANCTLAWDTIETIKATMDRVRFLSLSEVSPPDGLIQQHYLIFEALKAREPDAAERAIHEHLQEMIYSIAPITLKNSDWFEAE, translated from the coding sequence ATGTCAGAACCGTACAACTTCACGAATAGCCTACCCATCAATCAACAAATCTATCATTTATTGCGTAAAGATATCGTCGATTGCACTATTCCTCCGGGCACGCTGCTTTCAGAAAAAGAGATCTCTACTCGATTTTGCGTATCGCGTCAGCCGGTACGGGAAGCATTTATCAAACTGGCAGAAGCTGGACTGGTGCAAATCTTACCCCAGCGCGGTACTTTTGTGATGAAGATTTCTGCCAAAAGGGTGGCTGATGGACGCTTCATTCGCCAAGCGCTGGAGTGTGCCATCGTACGACGTGCGGCCACGAATATCACACCAGAACAATTGATGGTACTGGAACATAACCTGCATCGCCAAACGTTGGCTGCGCAGAATGCTCAGATCAAAGAGTTTTTGGCACTGGATGATGAATTCCATCGTCTACTGACGCAGATCGCCAATTGCACATTGGCTTGGGACACTATCGAAACCATCAAGGCGACGATGGACCGAGTCCGTTTCCTCAGTCTCAGTGAAGTATCCCCCCCTGACGGTCTGATTCAGCAACACTACCTTATCTTTGAAGCCTTGAAAGCACGCGAACCAGATGCAGCAGAGCGCGCTATTCATGAACATTTGCAGGAAATGATTTATTCGATAGCGCCGATTACCCTGAAAAATAGCGACTGGTTTGAGGCTGAATAA
- a CDS encoding MFS transporter: protein MINTHTDYIQPERSTSDLVKAAVSGWLGTALEFMDFQLYSLGAALVFHEIFFPEQSAAMALILAMGTYGAGYIARIIGAFIFGRMGDTIGRKKVLFITITLMGICTTLIGALPTYAQIGIFSPLLLVLLRIIQGLGAGAEISGAGTMLAEYAPKGKRGIISSLVAMGTNCGTLSATAIWAMMFFFLTKEDLLVWGWRVPFLASVVVMLFAIWLRMNLKESPVFEKVNDDKTISSQHATVTDNTYSLSAMFSSKSFWLATGLRFGQAGNSGLIQTFLAGYLVQTLLFEKAIPTDALMISSIIGFITIPLLGWLSDKFGRRIPYILINLSAIILAYPMISMIVDKSHSVSTIMVSIIVIHNIAVLGLFALENITMAEMFGSRNRFTRMAISKEAGGLVAVGFGPVLAGIFCNVTGSWWPIAIMIIAYSIIGLLAAIMMPEVKDRDLSEVEDAAESTVLTAATSLHSL, encoded by the coding sequence ATGATAAATACTCACACTGATTATATTCAGCCTGAAAGAAGTACTTCGGATCTGGTCAAGGCAGCCGTTTCTGGCTGGTTGGGCACTGCACTGGAATTTATGGATTTCCAACTTTACTCACTCGGTGCGGCATTGGTCTTTCATGAAATATTCTTCCCTGAGCAGTCGGCCGCTATGGCATTAATACTGGCAATGGGGACTTACGGAGCAGGTTATATTGCCCGAATTATCGGTGCGTTTATCTTTGGCCGCATGGGGGACACCATCGGCCGTAAGAAAGTCCTGTTTATTACCATTACCCTGATGGGGATCTGCACCACATTGATCGGTGCACTGCCGACCTATGCCCAGATCGGGATTTTCTCCCCTTTACTGTTGGTGTTACTGCGCATTATCCAAGGGCTGGGGGCTGGGGCAGAAATCTCTGGTGCCGGGACTATGCTGGCGGAGTATGCCCCTAAAGGTAAACGCGGGATTATCTCCTCATTGGTGGCGATGGGCACCAACTGCGGTACGTTATCCGCAACCGCGATCTGGGCCATGATGTTCTTCTTCCTGACCAAGGAAGATCTGTTGGTCTGGGGCTGGCGCGTCCCTTTCCTGGCCAGCGTGGTGGTCATGCTGTTTGCCATCTGGTTACGGATGAATCTGAAAGAAAGTCCAGTATTTGAGAAAGTCAATGACGATAAAACCATCTCCAGTCAGCACGCCACTGTAACCGACAACACCTATTCGCTATCGGCAATGTTCAGCAGTAAATCTTTCTGGTTAGCCACCGGGCTGCGTTTTGGGCAGGCTGGCAATTCCGGTTTGATACAAACTTTCCTGGCCGGCTATCTGGTTCAAACACTGCTGTTTGAGAAAGCCATCCCTACCGATGCGTTAATGATCAGCTCCATTATCGGCTTTATTACCATACCCTTACTCGGTTGGCTTTCAGACAAGTTCGGCCGCCGGATACCCTATATTTTGATTAACCTCTCGGCCATTATTTTAGCTTATCCAATGATTTCGATGATTGTGGACAAAAGCCATAGCGTGAGCACGATTATGGTTTCCATTATTGTCATTCATAATATCGCGGTACTCGGCCTGTTTGCGCTGGAAAACATCACCATGGCAGAAATGTTTGGCTCACGTAACCGTTTTACTCGCATGGCAATTTCCAAAGAAGCCGGTGGTTTGGTTGCTGTCGGCTTCGGCCCCGTTTTAGCCGGTATTTTCTGCAATGTCACCGGTTCTTGGTGGCCAATCGCGATAATGATAATTGCTTATTCAATTATCGGTTTATTAGCAGCGATTATGATGCCAGAAGTAAAAGACCGTGATTTGAGCGAGGTTGAAGATGCTGCAGAAAGTACAGTGTTAACGGCAGCGACCAGCCTGCACAGCCTCTAA
- the yegS gene encoding lipid kinase YegS — MNPYPPSLLIINGKGASNEQVRAAVNKFRSEGLILHVRVTWEQGDAARFVIEAQRLKAETVIAGGGDGTINEVATALLTLPIEERPKLGILPLGTANDFATACSIPAQPELALALAIKGRAVPIDLAKVNDDRCFVNMATGGFGTRITTETPEILKSTLGAVSYFIHGLLRLDALKADSCEIKGPDFYWSGEALVIGIGNGKQAGGGQQLCPGALINDGLLQVRLLTTEELLPALVNSLFSGEENSNIIDVSLPWLEINAPHEIAFNLDGEPLKGKHFRIEVLPNAIACRLPPDCALLK; from the coding sequence ATGAACCCATACCCCCCTTCACTGCTTATCATCAATGGTAAAGGAGCCAGCAACGAGCAAGTCCGAGCCGCTGTGAACAAGTTTCGGAGTGAAGGCCTGATCTTGCATGTTCGCGTAACCTGGGAACAAGGGGATGCAGCCCGCTTTGTCATAGAAGCCCAACGGTTGAAAGCGGAAACCGTGATTGCTGGTGGCGGTGACGGCACAATTAACGAAGTGGCTACCGCGCTGCTAACACTGCCGATAGAAGAACGCCCCAAACTGGGTATCTTGCCGCTTGGCACAGCCAACGACTTTGCCACTGCCTGCTCAATTCCCGCACAGCCCGAGTTGGCACTCGCACTGGCTATCAAGGGCCGGGCAGTCCCCATCGACTTGGCAAAAGTGAACGACGATCGTTGCTTCGTCAATATGGCGACCGGAGGTTTTGGTACACGCATCACCACCGAAACCCCAGAAATACTCAAATCAACTTTAGGAGCCGTCTCCTACTTTATTCATGGCCTGCTGCGTCTGGATGCGCTAAAAGCCGATAGCTGCGAGATCAAAGGCCCAGATTTCTATTGGTCTGGAGAAGCGTTGGTCATCGGTATCGGCAACGGCAAGCAGGCAGGAGGTGGGCAGCAGCTATGTCCCGGCGCCCTGATTAACGATGGTTTACTGCAAGTGCGCCTGTTGACCACCGAAGAACTGCTGCCTGCACTGGTCAACTCCCTATTCAGCGGTGAAGAGAACAGCAACATAATTGATGTTTCGCTGCCCTGGTTGGAGATCAATGCTCCCCATGAAATCGCCTTCAACCTAGATGGTGAACCCCTAAAAGGCAAACATTTTCGTATTGAAGTGCTGCCCAATGCCATCGCGTGCCGCCTACCTCCAGACTGTGCCTTATTGAAATAA
- the manD gene encoding D-mannonate dehydratase ManD: MKIIKAEVFVTCPGRNFVTLKITTENGLIGIGDATLNGRELPVASYLKDHLCPQLIGRNAHQIEDIWQFFYKGAYWRRGPVTMSAISAVDMALWDIKAKAANMPLYQLLGGASRSGVMVYCHTTGHSIEEVLDDYAKHQEMGFKAIRVQCAVPGMKTTYGMAKGKGLAYEPAAKGLWPEEQSWSTEKYLDFTPKLFEAVRTKFGFEQHLLHDMHHRLTPIEAARFGKSVEQYRLFWMEDPTPAENQECFRLIRQHTVTPIAVGEVFNSIWDCKQLIEEQLIDYIRTTITHAGGITGMRRIADFASLYQVRTGSHGPSDLSPICMAAALHFDLWVPNFGVQEYMGYSEQMLEVFPHSWTFDNGYMHPGEKPGLGIEFDEKLAAKYPYDPAYLPVARLEDGTLWNW; encoded by the coding sequence ATGAAGATCATTAAAGCCGAGGTGTTTGTCACTTGCCCGGGAAGGAACTTTGTCACACTAAAAATCACCACAGAAAATGGTCTGATCGGTATTGGTGATGCCACCTTGAATGGCCGTGAACTGCCGGTTGCATCTTACTTGAAAGACCATCTCTGCCCGCAGCTCATCGGGCGTAACGCCCATCAGATTGAAGATATTTGGCAATTTTTTTACAAGGGTGCCTACTGGCGGCGTGGTCCAGTCACCATGTCGGCAATTTCAGCGGTAGATATGGCGCTGTGGGATATTAAAGCCAAAGCGGCCAATATGCCGCTCTACCAGCTACTAGGTGGCGCTTCCCGCTCCGGCGTCATGGTCTATTGCCACACTACGGGTCACTCGATAGAAGAAGTGCTGGACGATTATGCCAAACACCAGGAAATGGGGTTCAAGGCCATCCGTGTGCAGTGTGCTGTTCCAGGAATGAAAACCACCTATGGTATGGCCAAAGGGAAAGGGTTGGCGTATGAACCCGCAGCTAAAGGCCTATGGCCAGAAGAACAAAGCTGGTCGACAGAAAAGTATCTCGATTTCACCCCGAAGCTATTTGAAGCCGTACGCACAAAATTCGGCTTTGAACAACATTTACTGCACGATATGCACCACCGTCTCACGCCTATCGAAGCCGCCCGTTTTGGTAAAAGCGTCGAACAATACCGCCTGTTCTGGATGGAAGATCCCACCCCAGCAGAAAATCAGGAATGCTTCCGCCTGATCCGCCAGCATACGGTCACTCCGATTGCCGTTGGTGAAGTATTCAACAGCATATGGGATTGCAAGCAACTGATTGAAGAACAGTTGATCGATTATATCCGTACCACCATCACCCACGCCGGCGGTATCACCGGGATGCGCCGCATCGCCGACTTTGCCTCACTTTATCAGGTTCGTACCGGCTCACACGGTCCTTCAGATCTCTCCCCCATCTGTATGGCCGCCGCGTTGCACTTTGATCTCTGGGTGCCGAACTTTGGCGTTCAGGAATACATGGGTTACTCCGAACAAATGCTGGAAGTCTTTCCACACAGTTGGACCTTTGACAACGGCTATATGCATCCAGGGGAAAAACCAGGGTTAGGCATCGAGTTCGACGAAAAGCTGGCGGCTAAGTATCCGTATGATCCCGCTTACCTGCCTGTCGCACGCCTGGAAGACGGCACCCTATGGAACTGGTAA